From one bacterium genomic stretch:
- the fliQ gene encoding flagellar biosynthesis protein FliQ: protein MTPDQAIQIAREAMIITLLLAAPMLGFGLVVGLLVSILQAVTQINEMTLTFIPKIIAVALALAIFMPWLIRTLVDFTIRLLTRLPNFAM, encoded by the coding sequence GTGACACCCGATCAGGCTATACAGATTGCACGCGAAGCGATGATCATTACGCTGCTCCTTGCCGCACCCATGCTCGGCTTCGGGCTTGTTGTGGGTCTTCTGGTGAGCATTCTCCAGGCGGTTACCCAGATAAACGAAATGACGCTTACCTTTATTCCGAAAATCATTGCAGTCGCACTCGCACTCGCGATTTTCATGCCGTGGCTTATACGGACGCTCGTCGATTTTACCATCCGTCTCCTGACCAGGCTCCCGAATTTTGCCATGTAG
- the fliP gene encoding flagellar type III secretion system pore protein FliP (The bacterial flagellar biogenesis protein FliP forms a type III secretion system (T3SS)-type pore required for flagellar assembly.), with the protein MERKLMWAGIVFLAVILAAGSVYAQNLPGLNIQIGRSDSPEDVSVTVQIILLITLLSLAPALLVLLTSFTRIIIVLSLLRHALSTQQMPPNQVLIGLSLFLTFFIMSPVFNEINSQAIQPYIKKEITQRQAFERAIVPLRVFMFKQTREKDIALFIRAGNYPQPANESEVPTVVLIPAFVISELKTSFQMGFMLFIPFLIIDMVVASVLMSMGMLMLPPIMVSLPFKILLFVLVDGWYLLVQSLITSFR; encoded by the coding sequence ATGGAACGTAAACTCATGTGGGCGGGTATTGTTTTCCTTGCGGTGATCCTCGCCGCGGGGAGCGTATACGCCCAGAACCTCCCGGGTTTGAACATCCAGATCGGAAGAAGCGACTCGCCGGAGGATGTATCGGTCACAGTCCAGATCATTCTCCTTATCACACTTCTGAGTCTCGCTCCGGCTTTACTGGTTCTCCTCACGTCGTTCACGCGGATCATCATTGTCCTCTCCCTGCTCCGTCATGCACTGAGCACCCAGCAGATGCCGCCCAACCAGGTTCTCATAGGACTTTCCCTTTTTCTGACCTTTTTTATCATGTCGCCAGTGTTCAACGAGATAAACAGCCAGGCCATACAACCGTATATCAAAAAGGAGATTACCCAGCGGCAGGCGTTCGAACGTGCTATTGTCCCGCTCAGAGTGTTCATGTTCAAACAGACGAGGGAAAAGGATATTGCACTCTTTATACGAGCGGGTAATTACCCCCAGCCCGCGAACGAATCCGAAGTTCCGACAGTTGTTCTTATTCCCGCTTTTGTGATATCGGAATTGAAAACCTCTTTCCAGATGGGATTCATGCTCTTCATACCGTTTCTCATTATCGATATGGTCGTGGCGAGCGTGCTCATGAGCATGGGAATGCTCATGCTTCCGCCCATCATGGTTTCGCTTCCGTTCAAGATTCTCCTTTTTGTGCTGGTTGACGGCTGGTATCTGCTTGTCCAGTCGCTTATAACAAGTTTTCGATAG
- the flhB gene encoding flagellar biosynthesis protein FlhB: MPEDTGQERTEQATQKRREETRKRGQVARSTEVSSAIMLLAGFSVLMLFRRHILQGLERYVTGVFTQSYTYDLGLSNIRGLLMNAIITFFTILLPVFVVMAIAGIAVNVLQVGFLFTGEPLMPKAEKINPFEGAKRILSRRSFETLVRDVIKIIVVAWIGYRALRGFMNDIMIVSDSTVGNIFAFTGYTVFSIALKILIGYAVIAILDYGFQRWDYERSMMMTRQELKEEMKQAEGDPLLRARIRSVQRELSRRRMMEEVPKAEVVVTNPTRLAVALSYQPGMTAPVVVAKGKNLIAEKIRTIAIESGVPIIENVLLAQALFKAVEIGNPIPPDLYTAVAEVLAYVYRLKGKKVV, from the coding sequence TTGCCCGAGGATACCGGTCAGGAAAGAACCGAACAGGCGACTCAAAAACGCCGTGAAGAAACGCGTAAAAGAGGGCAGGTAGCCCGTTCCACCGAGGTAAGTTCGGCCATCATGCTTCTCGCTGGTTTCAGCGTTCTCATGCTGTTCCGCCGCCACATACTCCAGGGACTGGAACGCTATGTAACGGGAGTGTTTACCCAGAGTTACACGTACGATCTCGGCCTATCCAACATCCGTGGTCTTCTCATGAATGCGATTATCACATTTTTTACCATTCTCCTGCCGGTATTTGTGGTCATGGCTATTGCGGGAATTGCGGTGAACGTTCTTCAGGTGGGATTTCTGTTTACCGGTGAGCCGCTCATGCCGAAAGCCGAGAAAATCAATCCGTTCGAAGGTGCGAAACGTATTTTGTCGAGAAGATCGTTCGAGACGCTCGTACGAGATGTCATAAAAATTATTGTCGTGGCATGGATCGGTTACCGGGCGCTCAGGGGATTCATGAACGATATCATGATTGTTTCGGATTCGACGGTCGGGAATATTTTTGCATTTACCGGATATACCGTGTTTTCCATTGCACTCAAGATACTTATCGGATATGCGGTGATTGCTATACTCGATTACGGTTTCCAGCGCTGGGATTACGAACGGTCGATGATGATGACCCGTCAGGAGCTGAAGGAGGAGATGAAACAGGCCGAGGGCGATCCTCTCCTGAGAGCGCGGATACGGTCTGTTCAGCGTGAGCTCTCACGGCGCCGTATGATGGAAGAGGTCCCGAAAGCCGAGGTGGTGGTTACCAACCCGACGCGGCTTGCGGTTGCGCTTTCCTATCAGCCCGGCATGACTGCTCCTGTCGTGGTGGCGAAGGGCAAGAACCTCATTGCGGAAAAAATCCGCACAATAGCCATAGAATCGGGTGTGCCCATCATCGAAAACGTTCTTCTTGCACAGGCGCTCTTCAAGGCCGTGGAAATAGGCAATCCTATTCCTCCCGATCTCTATACCGCAGTGGCCGAGGTTCTTGCATACGTATACCGTCTCAAAGGGAAAAAAGTGGTATAA
- the flhF gene encoding flagellar biosynthesis protein FlhF, translated as MIIKKFTAPTMTEALSKVREELGTDAIILSTRSEKKGGMLDLIGRSSVEVTAAIDDNPTNGASSAGRPSGGDSRSRPIGPGEARLYPPDHSGVYNKPSSGAAIPSRTAEVTVKELDDHVHVDRIVEDIKELKRSIRELADSALTGEMDGLPAQLAGLLKRMRDSGVDEKIAKRLTRQLLHDLNGGELVNGKVIIERAKDILLSGLGQPSPILLAGAKPRVIAFIGPTGSGKTTTIAKLAADFSLNQEKRVAVLTIDTKRVDAVGQLKAYCRIINIPLYIAYSPDEIPGIMPGLMDSDITLVDTPGSGPMDKAQMLEMVEFLQKLIPQEVHLAMSITTSFSEMKRVFDNFGILKPNRILFTKLDESDQYGSMVSFALISKKTLSYVTFGQNVPGDFSIADPGNLITSILEGKGAAR; from the coding sequence ATGATTATCAAGAAATTCACAGCCCCGACAATGACCGAGGCGCTTTCGAAAGTACGCGAAGAGCTGGGCACCGATGCGATCATACTGAGCACCCGGAGCGAGAAAAAGGGCGGGATGCTCGATTTGATCGGCCGCTCGTCGGTCGAGGTTACCGCCGCCATCGACGATAATCCGACGAACGGTGCGAGCTCTGCTGGGCGACCGTCAGGCGGTGATTCGCGTTCACGTCCGATAGGACCCGGTGAAGCGCGGCTGTATCCTCCCGACCATTCGGGTGTATATAATAAACCCTCTTCGGGAGCAGCGATACCTTCAAGGACGGCCGAAGTCACAGTCAAGGAGCTCGACGACCATGTCCATGTTGACCGGATCGTAGAGGATATCAAGGAGCTGAAACGCTCGATCAGGGAGCTTGCAGATTCCGCCCTGACTGGTGAGATGGACGGCCTTCCCGCGCAGCTTGCGGGTCTTCTCAAACGCATGCGCGATTCAGGAGTGGATGAAAAAATAGCGAAACGTCTTACACGGCAGCTTCTCCATGATCTGAACGGCGGCGAGCTCGTGAACGGAAAAGTGATTATCGAGCGGGCAAAGGACATCCTTTTAAGCGGCCTGGGGCAGCCAAGTCCGATTCTGCTTGCTGGCGCGAAACCGCGGGTCATTGCTTTTATCGGACCCACCGGTTCGGGAAAAACGACGACAATCGCGAAACTGGCCGCCGATTTTTCACTCAACCAGGAGAAAAGGGTGGCGGTGTTGACCATCGACACAAAACGAGTCGATGCCGTCGGGCAGTTGAAAGCATACTGCAGGATTATAAATATTCCCCTATATATCGCCTACAGTCCGGACGAGATTCCGGGTATCATGCCCGGCCTTATGGACAGCGACATTACTCTCGTGGATACACCGGGCTCGGGTCCCATGGATAAAGCGCAGATGCTCGAAATGGTGGAGTTCCTGCAGAAACTCATACCCCAGGAAGTGCATCTCGCCATGAGCATCACCACATCGTTTTCCGAGATGAAACGTGTATTCGACAATTTCGGGATTCTGAAGCCGAACCGTATTCTTTTCACCAAGCTCGATGAGAGCGACCAGTACGGATCTATGGTTTCGTTTGCGCTGATTTCGAAAAAAACGCTCTCCTATGTCACATTCGGACAAAATGTTCCGGGGGATTTTTCCATAGCCGATCCCGGGAACCTCATAACAAGTATCCTCGAGGGAAAGGGAGCGGCGCGGTGA
- a CDS encoding flagellar hook-length control protein FliK, whose product MRITGTGAPNVNRPEHASRFPASSQVTVPVQTPHTPEETSVSGLTSIFSRKHVTVSPTEVQALVTELLSLGINPSDMDAESSLRALVLRRNSIPLTAELVKNATDDESMVFTRLGSLGDSVRSILSGKRLPGEIRATLERFIADLDSLFTTEAMKGSPGSMIEDSITAWTRNIELRLVHALAGERDGMPGFFTGAAGVSPSAANDFGTLFEVLNNNPKLAGMFEKIETAAGEVISWIQGIESGQGSTTGIIDEAVALMGQRLNTLAAELNVYLTEAGVKGLTDGMVAEFMRGQVQTLENILLDNFATPVAANGKTGVFWEAGEEALSVQNILKNSGIAFEWRLLAWYRSGRDPSRLQELIRSDVKGILTSLLTRLKHHEGESRSSGMLRTLNQETRSLLDSISRRQISSILQSQENIHGMYFDLPFGDVRNKLNARIWVNGRNKPGGNTIDSRNFTFSFDAETVNLGRVKVFMNVLNGVMSLRFSMSDEDQTDLVREMQHELVDSLSARGFIIGSVSAGVRKEGEGDGGSAPGGSLDIVR is encoded by the coding sequence GTGAGGATAACCGGTACGGGCGCGCCCAATGTCAACCGGCCGGAGCATGCCTCACGTTTCCCGGCTTCATCACAGGTTACCGTACCCGTACAGACACCGCATACACCTGAAGAAACGTCAGTTTCCGGTCTCACATCGATTTTTTCCCGGAAACATGTCACAGTTTCACCGACCGAAGTTCAGGCTCTCGTAACAGAGCTCCTTTCTCTCGGCATCAACCCCTCTGACATGGATGCAGAGAGCTCCCTGCGCGCCCTTGTTCTCCGACGTAACAGTATACCACTGACCGCAGAACTGGTGAAAAACGCTACCGATGATGAGAGTATGGTTTTTACCCGACTCGGTTCTCTGGGCGACAGCGTTCGTTCGATTCTTTCCGGAAAACGGCTGCCGGGTGAAATACGCGCTACACTTGAACGTTTTATCGCCGATCTTGACTCACTGTTCACAACCGAAGCCATGAAAGGATCGCCGGGCAGTATGATCGAGGACAGCATTACCGCATGGACCCGGAACATCGAGCTACGGCTTGTGCATGCGCTGGCGGGTGAACGCGACGGTATGCCGGGATTTTTTACCGGCGCTGCGGGTGTAAGTCCTTCAGCTGCAAATGACTTCGGAACGTTATTCGAGGTGTTGAACAACAATCCGAAACTGGCCGGCATGTTTGAAAAAATCGAAACAGCGGCGGGAGAAGTCATATCATGGATTCAGGGTATCGAATCCGGTCAGGGCAGTACCACCGGAATAATCGATGAAGCCGTCGCTCTGATGGGGCAGCGTTTGAACACGCTTGCGGCGGAACTGAATGTATATCTGACAGAAGCGGGAGTGAAGGGTCTGACTGACGGAATGGTTGCGGAATTTATGCGCGGACAGGTGCAAACGCTTGAAAACATCCTCCTTGACAATTTTGCCACTCCGGTTGCTGCAAACGGCAAAACGGGTGTATTCTGGGAAGCCGGAGAAGAAGCGCTCTCCGTTCAAAACATACTTAAAAACAGCGGTATCGCTTTTGAATGGCGCCTTCTGGCATGGTACCGCTCCGGCAGGGATCCATCCCGTCTTCAGGAGCTCATTCGCAGTGATGTCAAGGGCATCCTGACATCATTACTGACACGCCTGAAACACCATGAAGGGGAAAGCCGCAGCTCCGGTATGCTACGAACCCTCAATCAGGAAACCAGATCGCTTCTGGACAGCATCTCCCGGCGCCAGATTTCTTCCATTCTCCAGAGCCAAGAGAACATCCATGGGATGTATTTCGATCTGCCCTTCGGTGATGTCCGTAATAAACTGAATGCCCGGATATGGGTCAACGGCAGGAATAAGCCCGGCGGGAATACTATCGATTCAAGGAATTTCACGTTTTCATTCGATGCCGAAACCGTCAATCTCGGTCGGGTGAAAGTATTTATGAATGTGCTTAACGGCGTGATGTCGCTCCGGTTCTCAATGAGCGACGAGGATCAGACCGATCTGGTCCGCGAGATGCAGCATGAGCTTGTCGATTCGCTGAGTGCCCGCGGATTCATTATCGGCTCGGTCAGTGCCGGCGTCCGCAAAGAAGGTGAGGGAGACGGCGGTTCCGCGCCCGGAGGCAGTCTGGATATCGTGAGATGA
- the flhA gene encoding flagellar biosynthesis protein FlhA: MAAPIPTTRRFSFISDAILAILVIAIIGVMIVPIPTGLLDILLSFNIVFSIVILLVTMYVTRPLELSIFPGLLLMTTVFRLALNVASTRLILGSGNAGNVIRSFGTFVVQGNYVVGFIIFGIIVVIQFVVITRGASRIAEVSARFTLDAMPGKQMAIDADLNAGLVDEDEARRRRTEISREADFYGAMDGASKFVRGDVIAGLIITIINIIGGFIIGVAQRGLPWMESIQVYTMLTVGDGLVTQIPALLMSTGAGMIVTRATSESNLGQDIRDQISKRPIAIVMSAIMIAVFGIIPGLPTKPFFILAIATGMYAAILLRQSTLAERKRVAEEKKPSELPQERIEDYLQVDILGVEIGYGIIPIVDESQGGDFLDRVTTLRRQIAQDMGIIVPPVRIRDNIKLNANDYTIMIRGNVVGRGQIEPDMFLAMNPGFAEEEIEGKDTIEPAFGLRAKWITAQSREKAELSGYTVVEPSSVLATHLSETIKRHAHEIISRQDIQALVDNIKRDYPVLVNELIPQSLSLGTLQKILQHLLKERIPVRDLVTILEAVGDYAATTKDPNTLGEFARAALYRSITKMYIDEDGRLTVFTLSPKVERMILENTKSSPHGLMINLSPEMNEELLSRVGTLVEQMITNDQQPVALTSSSIRLGFRTMTEISFPNLGVVSYNEVAPEVEIFSVGMVKAES; encoded by the coding sequence TTGGCGGCGCCAATCCCGACGACGAGAAGATTTTCCTTTATATCCGATGCTATCCTCGCGATACTGGTGATTGCGATCATCGGTGTGATGATCGTTCCCATTCCGACCGGATTGCTGGATATTCTGCTGAGTTTCAATATCGTTTTCTCCATTGTTATCCTCCTCGTCACCATGTACGTTACCCGTCCCCTCGAACTATCGATTTTCCCCGGACTGCTCCTCATGACCACTGTATTCCGGCTTGCCCTCAATGTTGCAAGCACACGTCTGATTCTCGGCAGCGGGAATGCGGGTAATGTCATACGGTCGTTCGGGACATTTGTCGTTCAGGGGAACTATGTGGTGGGATTTATAATATTCGGCATCATCGTTGTTATCCAGTTTGTGGTTATAACACGGGGAGCGAGCCGTATTGCTGAGGTTTCGGCCCGTTTTACCCTCGATGCGATGCCGGGCAAACAGATGGCTATAGACGCCGACCTGAACGCCGGACTTGTCGATGAGGACGAAGCCCGCCGCAGAAGGACAGAAATCAGCCGTGAGGCGGATTTCTACGGAGCGATGGACGGTGCTTCGAAATTTGTCCGCGGCGATGTCATTGCCGGTTTGATCATAACGATTATCAACATTATTGGGGGTTTCATCATCGGGGTTGCGCAGCGCGGTCTGCCCTGGATGGAGTCGATACAGGTCTATACCATGCTCACCGTAGGAGATGGCCTTGTAACACAGATACCGGCGCTGCTCATGTCCACGGGAGCAGGTATGATCGTGACGAGGGCGACCTCGGAATCGAATCTCGGGCAGGATATCCGTGATCAGATATCCAAGAGGCCCATCGCGATCGTCATGTCAGCCATTATGATCGCGGTGTTCGGAATCATTCCGGGTCTGCCCACAAAACCGTTTTTCATACTGGCAATCGCCACGGGTATGTATGCGGCGATTCTTCTCAGGCAGAGTACCCTTGCCGAGCGAAAGCGTGTTGCCGAGGAGAAAAAACCTTCCGAGCTCCCGCAGGAACGTATCGAGGATTACCTCCAGGTGGATATTCTCGGCGTGGAAATCGGGTATGGCATAATACCGATAGTCGATGAAAGCCAGGGGGGGGATTTTCTCGACCGGGTAACCACGTTACGGCGGCAGATTGCCCAGGACATGGGGATTATCGTTCCGCCTGTCAGGATTCGCGACAACATAAAGCTCAATGCCAACGATTACACGATCATGATACGGGGGAATGTCGTGGGGAGGGGACAGATAGAACCCGATATGTTTCTCGCCATGAATCCGGGTTTTGCGGAGGAGGAGATAGAGGGTAAGGATACCATCGAGCCTGCGTTCGGGCTCAGGGCGAAATGGATAACCGCACAGAGCCGTGAAAAGGCCGAATTAAGCGGATATACCGTCGTCGAACCATCGAGCGTGCTCGCAACGCATCTGTCGGAAACCATCAAGCGGCATGCCCACGAAATCATCTCGCGCCAGGACATACAGGCGCTTGTGGATAATATCAAGCGCGATTATCCGGTGCTGGTGAATGAGCTGATTCCGCAGAGCCTGAGCCTCGGTACGCTCCAGAAGATTCTCCAGCATCTTCTGAAAGAACGTATACCGGTTCGTGATCTCGTGACCATACTCGAGGCGGTCGGTGATTATGCCGCGACAACGAAAGACCCTAATACGCTCGGTGAATTTGCGCGAGCGGCACTTTACAGATCGATTACAAAAATGTATATTGATGAAGATGGCAGGCTGACCGTATTCACCCTGTCGCCGAAAGTCGAACGTATGATTCTGGAAAATACGAAATCCTCTCCGCATGGACTGATGATCAACCTCAGCCCGGAGATGAATGAGGAATTGCTGAGTCGGGTTGGCACGCTGGTGGAACAGATGATTACCAACGACCAGCAGCCGGTGGCGCTGACATCTTCGAGCATCAGGCTGGGATTCAGGACGATGACAGAAATCAGTTTCCCCAATTTAGGGGTTGTGTCATATAATGAGGTTGCACCGGAAGTTGAAATTTTTTCAGTGGGTATGGTGAAGGCTGAATCATGA
- the fliR gene encoding flagellar biosynthetic protein FliR, with translation MNLYTISLTDIYHFLLVAFRTGALFMTVPVFGHMSIPRVLRIWLVLLFAFVIIPWITTPVIAPPATLVQFVLVILNEIAIGLLMGFGVIIFFSAVQFAGHLIGLQMGLAVANVVDPMGAGEIAVIGEFYYFFSLIIFVLIDGHYIIINALIRSFELLPPGGAVMNPSIGNYLITLSGMVFVVAVKLAAPVIITLFILNAILGIIARTVPQMNVFIVGFPLAIGVGLALIAFTLPVFALIIERVFGGLQTHFFTIIRMLQG, from the coding sequence ATGAATCTGTACACCATTTCGCTCACGGATATCTATCATTTCCTGCTTGTTGCGTTCAGAACAGGCGCCCTCTTCATGACCGTGCCCGTATTCGGTCATATGTCGATTCCCAGAGTGCTCCGTATCTGGCTGGTTCTGCTCTTTGCCTTTGTAATTATTCCGTGGATAACAACCCCCGTAATCGCGCCCCCGGCGACACTCGTTCAATTTGTCCTCGTGATTCTGAACGAAATTGCAATCGGTCTTCTGATGGGATTCGGAGTCATCATCTTCTTCTCAGCCGTGCAGTTTGCAGGACACCTCATCGGTCTCCAGATGGGACTCGCCGTTGCTAATGTCGTTGACCCCATGGGAGCGGGAGAAATTGCCGTTATCGGTGAATTCTATTATTTCTTCAGCCTTATCATATTCGTCCTTATCGACGGACATTATATCATCATCAATGCACTCATCAGGAGTTTCGAGCTTCTTCCCCCCGGCGGGGCCGTGATGAATCCGTCCATCGGAAATTATCTTATCACCCTGTCCGGCATGGTTTTCGTTGTCGCTGTAAAGCTCGCTGCCCCTGTTATCATTACCCTGTTCATCCTGAATGCGATACTCGGAATCATCGCCCGGACAGTACCCCAGATGAACGTCTTTATCGTCGGATTTCCCCTCGCGATCGGGGTAGGACTGGCCCTTATCGCCTTTACGCTTCCCGTATTCGCTCTTATCATCGAGCGTGTGTTCGGCGGTCTCCAGACGCATTTCTTCACGATCATTCGTATGCTTCAAGGTTGA
- a CDS encoding FliA/WhiG family RNA polymerase sigma factor — protein sequence MNDKRNQVDRRLLSERRAQEERRERPERRITNDRRIQGDRRKQCIGGQSGRKGLDTYKKFSQNQKRDELIKKHLKLVNFIVARLSIGLPNWIDKRDLINTGVIGLIDAVNNFDPTKGVKFETYASTRVRGAIIDELRALDWIPRSTRAKSKEIEGAISTLVNKLGRLPTDEEIAVELDWDMDKYYKALDQVSGTTLLSLDEQVELTGGGEPVKRIDTLVSGNESALQSIERKELISNVARILGTLPEQERLAIALYYYEELTLKEIGMVMNVSESRVSQIHTSAILKLRVKLRTQYYGA from the coding sequence ATGAATGATAAAAGAAATCAGGTCGACAGAAGACTCCTGAGTGAACGAAGAGCTCAGGAGGAGCGGAGAGAACGTCCCGAAAGAAGGATCACCAACGACCGCAGGATTCAGGGTGATCGGAGAAAACAGTGCATCGGCGGTCAAAGCGGACGGAAAGGCCTCGATACTTATAAGAAGTTTTCCCAGAACCAGAAACGTGACGAGCTGATAAAGAAACATCTCAAACTGGTCAATTTTATCGTGGCCCGGCTGTCGATCGGATTACCGAACTGGATTGACAAACGTGATTTGATAAATACGGGAGTGATAGGTCTCATCGATGCGGTCAATAACTTCGATCCCACCAAAGGAGTCAAATTCGAGACTTATGCCTCTACCCGTGTCAGGGGAGCGATAATAGACGAACTCCGGGCTCTCGACTGGATACCACGGTCGACACGCGCCAAATCGAAAGAGATCGAGGGCGCTATCTCCACTCTTGTCAACAAGCTCGGACGTCTTCCTACCGATGAGGAGATAGCGGTAGAGCTCGACTGGGACATGGACAAGTATTACAAGGCGCTTGACCAGGTCTCCGGGACGACGCTCCTGTCGCTCGATGAACAGGTGGAGTTGACAGGCGGCGGTGAGCCGGTAAAGAGAATCGATACCCTGGTGAGCGGTAATGAAAGCGCGCTCCAGTCCATAGAACGTAAGGAACTCATCAGCAATGTTGCCAGAATTCTGGGCACACTGCCCGAGCAGGAGCGGCTTGCGATAGCGTTGTACTATTATGAAGAATTGACCCTGAAGGAAATAGGTATGGTCATGAATGTCTCGGAATCGCGCGTTTCACAGATTCATACATCAGCCATACTCAAATTGAGAGTCAAACTGCGTACCCAGTATTACGGTGCGTAA
- a CDS encoding EscU/YscU/HrcU family type III secretion system export apparatus switch protein: MKKLRKRVLTDRKTAAALRYRQHEDRAPKLVAKGAGVIAEKIIAAAREAGVPIYEDPDLLALLMTLNIGEVIPPELYTAVAEVLVFIYRMNKKAVGFP; this comes from the coding sequence ATGAAAAAACTACGTAAACGCGTCCTGACCGACCGTAAAACCGCAGCTGCACTCAGATACCGTCAGCATGAGGATCGCGCTCCGAAGCTCGTAGCGAAAGGCGCAGGAGTAATAGCCGAAAAGATAATCGCGGCGGCCCGCGAAGCAGGAGTGCCGATCTATGAGGACCCCGATCTTCTCGCCCTCCTCATGACCCTCAACATTGGTGAGGTTATTCCGCCCGAACTGTATACAGCCGTTGCGGAAGTCCTCGTGTTCATCTACCGGATGAATAAAAAAGCTGTCGGGTTCCCCTGA
- a CDS encoding MinD/ParA family protein has translation MQRDKELHLKSNRARVFAITSGKGGVGKTSIAVNLSISLSKAGARVLLIDADMGLANVDLMTGISATRTIEQVLNGQASIFDALTEGPEGLTILPAGSGMGHIQEMGPDGKIQFKKELLKLENAFELIFIDTGAGISANVVDFVFMADEVIVVMTPEPTAFADAYAMVKLVTVQKPDMKIGVIVNMVKNDEEAERIYTKFNEITRRFLERATQNRGSIVRDNAVGQAVLRQIPLALSAQSSPSMKSIRKIAKNIVGINSTNKGRLFNR, from the coding sequence ATGCAGCGAGATAAGGAACTTCATCTCAAGTCTAACCGGGCCAGGGTGTTCGCCATTACGAGCGGGAAAGGTGGTGTGGGAAAAACATCCATTGCGGTAAATCTCTCGATTTCGCTCTCGAAAGCCGGAGCCCGCGTGCTGTTGATCGATGCCGACATGGGTCTGGCAAATGTTGACCTGATGACCGGTATTTCCGCCACCCGTACGATCGAGCAGGTTTTGAACGGCCAGGCAAGTATCTTCGATGCTCTTACCGAAGGGCCTGAAGGATTGACCATACTGCCGGCAGGCTCGGGGATGGGGCATATTCAGGAAATGGGACCGGATGGGAAAATCCAGTTCAAGAAGGAACTTCTCAAGCTCGAAAACGCGTTTGAGCTTATATTTATAGATACCGGCGCGGGGATATCGGCCAATGTGGTCGATTTTGTTTTCATGGCTGACGAGGTGATTGTGGTTATGACACCCGAGCCGACGGCGTTTGCGGATGCGTATGCGATGGTGAAGCTCGTAACTGTGCAGAAGCCCGACATGAAGATCGGGGTCATTGTCAACATGGTCAAGAATGATGAGGAAGCCGAGCGTATTTATACAAAATTCAACGAGATCACCCGGCGTTTTCTCGAACGGGCGACACAGAACCGTGGCTCGATAGTTCGTGACAATGCGGTCGGACAGGCGGTGTTACGCCAGATTCCCCTTGCATTATCCGCGCAATCGTCGCCGTCGATGAAGTCGATTCGGAAAATTGCTAAAAATATCGTCGGAATAAATTCAACTAATAAAGGACGTCTTTTCAACCGATAA
- a CDS encoding flagellar biosynthetic protein FliO: MPHISLRWMIQLRRLAHCSALRDIYVLCGWDSFSFPSFPRKIVLLSFVSSVYLILFRIAECFAAVDPDSTIGLLSDSARTEVNLIMQTIKVLVALGITIVLLVLALWVLKKVMRLRGSGGTDGRVVQVLEIQHIDPKKTIALVRILDRVFIVGCTENSITGLGELTGSEMERLNLRMPAEQGVFKSLFDRFTGEGRTHDGDTSSKKSQ; the protein is encoded by the coding sequence ATGCCGCATATTTCCCTCAGGTGGATGATACAGTTACGGCGGCTTGCACATTGTTCTGCGCTTCGGGATATATATGTTTTATGCGGATGGGACAGTTTTTCCTTTCCATCCTTTCCTCGAAAGATTGTACTTCTCAGTTTTGTTTCCAGTGTGTATCTTATTTTATTCAGAATCGCAGAATGCTTTGCGGCTGTCGATCCCGACAGTACGATTGGTCTGTTGTCCGATTCGGCACGTACCGAAGTGAACCTTATCATGCAGACGATCAAAGTTCTTGTTGCGCTCGGGATTACGATTGTTCTGCTTGTTCTCGCCCTGTGGGTGCTTAAAAAAGTGATGAGGCTCAGGGGCAGTGGCGGAACTGATGGCAGAGTTGTACAGGTGCTTGAAATTCAGCATATCGATCCGAAAAAAACCATCGCGCTTGTCAGAATACTGGACAGGGTTTTTATTGTGGGCTGCACTGAGAATTCCATAACCGGACTCGGCGAGCTCACCGGCAGCGAGATGGAACGCCTGAATCTCAGGATGCCGGCCGAACAGGGTGTTTTCAAGAGTCTTTTCGACAGATTCACCGGAGAAGGCCGTACGCATGACGGGGATACAAGCTCGAAGAAAAGCCAATGA